TTGACACACCAATCACACTCTCTCACAACCAGgtaaccctgctctctctctctcacaaacctgCTGAtgtgtaaatacattttttaattctCCAAAAATTGGAAGTGAACTCTTCCACTATGCACCAAGCCTCCATGAAATGCTGATAAACAACCCTGTGAAAGATTCAATCATTCGTTCGTCCATTTATTCATCCATGTATTCATTCGATTGATTTGTTCATTaattcattctcctctcctcctccactcctctcctctgctctcctctgctctcccctcgCCCAGATCAGGAAGTTGGAAAGCACTCTGATGGACATGGACAATAGGACCCTGTGGAATGATTACCGCATGGCCCAACCTCTCAACGACCGCGTGGTCGAGTCCTCCTTCCTGCCTGGCCTGAGGAAAGGCAGTATGTATACAGAACCTGGTCTTAGGGATTCAATAGATCAACTAAACTGATCCAatattatcatatatatatatatatatgtagataCAGGTCTTGCTGTATATGATAGGAAGTGGATCTGGTTGTCCTAATTATGCTGTAGCCTTCATTTGAAAGACAGTGTATATCTTCAGTTTGCTCCACTTTTCATACACCATGGTTTGAAAGCGAGGTAGACAGCGTTTTGGTCTCTTCAAGGCAGCATGTATCTATACTTGACCGGCTGTGTCAGGACCGGCTGTGTCAGGACCGGCTGTGTCAGGACCGGCTGTGTCAGGACCGGCTGTGTCAGGATCGGCGGTGTCAGGACCGGCGGTGTCAGGACCGGCTGTGTCAGGACCGGCGGTGTCAGGACCGGCTGTGTCAGGACCGGCTGTGTCAGGACCGGCTGTGTGtgctaagtaaaggaatggataTATTCCACCCTTAGCTAGAGAGCTCTGTACATTAAATCCAGTGGTTGTAGATACggtgcattcaggaagtattcagaccccttgactttttccacattttgttacgttacagacttattacTAAAAATGTATTAAGTtgtttttccccccctcatcaatctacacacaaaaccccataatgacaaaggaaaaacaggattttagaaataaaaaaaacagaaataatacatttacataattattcagaccctttactcagtactttgttgaagcacctttggcagcgtttacagcagaaacttcttaggtatgacgctataaACTTgccacagctgtatttggggagtttctcccattcttctctgcagatcctcttaagccctgtcaggttggatgtggagtgtcgctgcacagctattttcagttctctccagagatgtccttgagtggctcagtccgggctctggctgggccactcaaggacattcagagacttgtcccgaagccacttctgcgttgccttggctgtgggcttagggcttattgtcctgttggaaggtgaaccttcgccccagtctgaggtcctgagtgctctggagtaggttttcatcaaggatctctctgtactttgcaccgttcatctttccttatttttctctttctctctctctttctctctctctttctctccctctttctctctctctctctctctctctctctttctttctctctctctctctctctctctctctccctctccctctctccactcagcTTTCTGTCGCCATGATGAAATAGAATCAAAGCTCCTGAAGATTGAGGGTCTGATAACTTCTCTTGGAAAACACATACGTTCAAGTAAGAGTGTTCCCTATTCACCTTTGAAAGTAGAGCAAAATGAAGGAAGGTTTAAGTGAACTGACTCTTGGAACTTTGTTTTTGTTCATGTAGGTGCAATTGGGGATGCAAGGCCTTCTGAACACGGTGAGTAGTTACTTATGAGTACACCGTACCCTACGAGGTGCTCTTATATATCAACATGGTGAGTTGTTACTTATGAGTACACCGTACCCTACGATGTGCTCTTATATATCAACATGGTGAGTTGTTACTTATGAGTACACCGTACCCTACGAGGTGCTCTTACATATCAACATGGTGAGTAGTTACTTATGAGTACACCGTACCCTACGATGTGCTCTTATGTATCATGTGTAATAACACCAATGTGTTACAGTAGTAGTTACAGTAGTAGTTACAATAGTAGTTGCAATAAGTTGCAATAGTAGTTGCAGTTACAGTAACAGTTACAATAGTAGTTACATTAATAGTTACATTAATAGTTACATTAATAGTTAGAACATAACTACTACACAGGTACATGTCATGTATAGGCTAACACTTTACATGAAGTTGTTATTTTATGATTTCTATTTCGATTACTTATATTTAGAGAATGATTGATCAGTAGTTGTATAGCAATCTGTCTTCTGTGTCAGATGTTAACCGAATCACTCCTGTCCCCCATAGAGCCTCGAGTGATGTCTCCCCTGGTGCTCCACTTCCCAGAGAGGAACACCGAGAGCTATGCCCGGGCCCACCTGGCTCACTCCATGGACCTGCACTCCTTCACCGCCTGCATGCACCTGAAGACGCGCCCTGGAGAGATACACACTGTCCTGTCATACTCCAGCCAGGGCAACGACAACGAACTGATGATCGCCGTGGGATATGAGgtgggtggtgggggagagaaggaggcagggtcagaaggaaggaaggagggaggagggagggacggaaAGAAGGgggcatggatggatggatgaagcaagggaggcagggagcaagagaaggaaggaaggaaggaaggaaggaaggaaggaaggaaggaaggaaggaaggaaggagcgagggcgagagggaggaaggaaggagacggGGAgctagggagggatggatggatggatggatggatggatgaagcgagggcgagagggaggaaggagacagggagctagggagggatggatggatggaaggagggagggagggatggatcgaaggaggagggagggatggagggagggatgaggcgagggagggagggatgaagcgagggagggagggatgaagggagtgagggagggatgaagggagggatggatggaggtaaggatggatgaagggatggagggagggatgaggcgagggaggagggagggatggatgaagcgagggagggagggatgaagcgagtgagggaggagagaggtagggacgatgaagggagggagggatgagggagggatggatgatgaagcgagggaggagggagggagggatgaagcgagggagggaggcagggaggcagggaaaagggaggagggagggatggatgaagcgagggagggaggcagggagggagggaaaagtcATTGAGACTCATTTCTATTTTTCATGTGATCCATCCAGGTGGGTCTGTGGATCGGCAACGAGTTTGTCAACCTGCCCCACAACTTCCACTCCCGTGACTGGGTCAACTACTGTGTCACCTGGTCGTCCCACTCCGGGGGAGCTGAGCTGTGGATCAACGGAGTGGTGGGGGAGGAGCAGTACCTCCGGAGGAGATACACAGTCAGCCCAGCAGGGATCTTCATCCTGGGGAAGGACCAGGACGGCTTCCTGGGGATCTCTGACACGGACGCCTTCGTGGGTCAGATGACGGATGTCAACGTGTGGGACTACGTTTTGAACTCGGCTGAGATCCGTGAACAGATGTCCTGTGAGGACACCGCCTCTCCCAGGGGGAATGTGTTTAGCTGGGGGGTCACACCTCTGAGTCTCTATGGAGGGGTGCAGCTGGAGACAGACTACAGGTGTCACTGAGGGGAGGGGTGCAGCTGGAGACAGACTACAGGTGTCACTGAGGGGAGGGGTGCAGCTGGAGACAGACTACAGGTGTCACTGAGGGGAGGGGTGCAGCTGGAGACAGACTACAGGTGTACTGGGtggtgttcagtagggcacaacgTAGCAAAACGCATTGAAACGGGAATAAAATATAAATGATGTCTGGTCAATATATCAAATCTATCCTTTACTGCTAACTATTGAGTACGAAGGTTAACTCATCTATTTGAGACATGGGTAACGGGCTCAGTttataacaatgtttattgtataAGGGAATCGCAGAAGATCTCTGAATGTCCGTGTGGGCTCAGAGCATCAGCCATCTATCGTATTCATATCTTTTGTCTTCTTAATAAAGTTCTATATTAAGCATCTtgtgtttattttattaattaaATCTAACAGACATGTATCGTTAGAGACACTACAAAGCCAGTGAACTACAAAACAGACACTCAAGACAGATATCACTGAAATATATTAaaatgattttaaaaaacaatttaatttaaTAAATATAGATTACATCAACTGGTTCCAGGCCACTCTGTCACCTTTCAAACAGAAGAGCCTGTTTattttcttctcctttcttctctccaaCAGACACCTTATTAAATGGCCATAATCCACCTAATCCACCTCCGTAGAAGGCCGTGACCTTCCCTGCCGTCTCCTGCCTCTGATTTGATTGGCGCGTCTCCTACTTGTATCTCTACCTGGTTCCTGGTGAGCGAACATCCGACTGATCTCCAGGAAGGTCTTGTTCCTGGTCTCCGCGACGACCAGCCAGATGTAGAACAGTGTCGCCAAGCCTCTGGAgggcagatatatatatatacactgctcaaaaaaataaagggaacacttaaacaacacaatgtaactccaagtcaatcacacttctgtgatgtgttattttagtgttccctttattttttttgagcagtgtgtgtatgtgtatatagatagatagatagatagatagatagaaccacacacagagggaggaagacaacCAGGTCACACAACTTCCTGGACtaatggaggctcctcagaggaggaaggggaggaccatcctcctcagtgaatttcataaaaacgTTGACATTTTTTTAACATtcaaaaaagttatcctttttagataaaactatactaaatataatcacgtcaccaaataattgacactattttgcaaagatgtagggtttggcttggaaagcttttttttcgcctggtcacatgcagtgtgttgtgttgtgcattgaagtcctcaagcgaagggaagaggtgaaaggaggagagcgcatagcgtgctgtagatgcgagaaggaatacaacgtggctgctccTGAAACTGTGAACTGTGTTTTACACGTGATCAGGTTGTGTATtaattctgccgattctgttgaaaaacgtttcttaaatggaacaaaaacgttgggggaaaaaaaacaaacatacctGAATGtctgtccaatagaaactgtaaTTTGTAACTGTTacactaatgattacacccaatatcaactagatgcaggcaagagtgtgcaagacgGTATTGAATGTGTAACGAGATtcgtcttcctctgacgaggagtatgaaggatcggaccaatatgcagcgtggtacgtgtccatgttgagatttatctctgtctggtgaagacacGTTCACCCAGAATGCTTTGGTTCCACCCCTCCCATATAGATTGGGGGGGCACCATTTTGCCAGCAggataccaccctgcataccactgctggcttgcttctgaagctaagtagggttggtcctggtcagttcctggatgggagaccagatgctgctggaagtggtgttggagggccagtaggaggcactctttcctctggtctaaaaaatatcccaatgccctagGGCAGTGATGGGGTGTCTGACCACAGATGAGGGTGATTTACTGGATACGATGGCGTTTCCGATTCCATGGACAATGGCACAGGTGACGCTGATGTAGAGCTCCCACTCCATACTGTCCTGTACGTTAACacagctcccgagtggtgcagtggtctaaaggcacagcgtctcagtgctagaggcatcactacagacaccctggttcgaatccaggctgtatcacaaccggacgtaattgggagtcccgtagggcggcgcacaattggaccagcgtcgtACGGGTTTGGGCTggtataggccgtcattgtaaaataagaatttgttcttagctgacttgcctagttaaataaaggttatataaataaatgaaaaaaaattGCTGGAGTTGTTATCATTAACCAGCTGTGTTTACGACTTGACCACTCCATACTGTCCTGTATGTCAACACAACAGCTGGGGTTGTTATCATAAGCCAGCTGTGTTTAcgatgctctctctctttcaatgcaattcaattcaaaatgggctttattggcaagggaaagataatgtttacattatttaaacaagagaaacaaacaaacaaaagtgaGTAGGATCAAAAAGAACATCAACTGAAATATATTagaaatgttttctctctctctctctctctcgctcgctcgctcgctcgctctttctctatctctctctcgttctctatatctctctcctcgctctctctctctctctctctctctctctttcgctttctctctctctctctctctttctctctctctctatctctctctctctctctctctctctttcgctttctctctctctctctctctctttctctctctctctctatctctctctcgttctctatctctctctcctcgctctctctctctctctctttcgctttctctctctctctctctctctttctctctctctctatctctctctctctctctttcgctttctctctctctctctctctttatctctctctctctctctctctttcgctttctctctctctctctctctctctctctctctctctctctctctctctctctctctctttcgctttctctctctctctctctctttctctctctctctctctctctctctctctctctctctctctctatctcgttaTGTGAGGAGTTGCAGCTGTTGTAgtacaccctattcactatatacatatatatatactctactttatacatatatatatactctaCTTTTGTCTATGGCTGTGTTACACAGGCAGACGTATCCTGATATTTCGTAAACCCACCCCTATGTTTCTATAGTCCTTAATTAAAATGTGTGTTCAGTTGAACTGAGCCCTTCAGTACAGCTTTGGAGACGGGAGAGAGGGTACTTTGTACTGCAGCAATAGTCATGAAGACGTTGACAGCCTCAGTTCTCACTGTGACGTACGGGACGTCACTCTCCTTGACTCCCACTGAGCCATAGATACAGTCAGCACAGTAGTCgatctgaggagaggagagacagggtttGGCTTCAGATAAGGATCGCCAAATGCCAAAATGAGGGTTGTAATATTCTGGTAACTGTCACAacattcccaggttttccagaagcCCTGGTTGGTGGATTATGGGTTCCTGGGTAATTCCCTCCAGATTCAGGGAATCTTCCATCCAGGATATGTGGAAAACCTGGGATTTTTGCAACCCTAGCCAAAATGAATTATGCCTCACACTAGAGGGCCATCCGATCCATGTAATATTGAGTGTAGAATCTAGATTAGtgtatctgtaacagtgttggtTCAAGGGACCCAACTTGTGTGATGAATAACCTCGTCTGATACCTGAAGCTCCCTGAGCTATTTGCTTTAGCAAAGCCGTATAACACTGTCTTGTGGTTCGAATCCCCGACGGTTacatccatagagatgtatagagatcgcaatgttgtatctgtcccattaGGGCATCTGTGAGTGCAAGAGCAGCTTCATTGAAGTAGTGCATTTTCTTCTTCTACTAATTGCATGAGTtagtaaacaaactgaaagggtgtatactgccccctggagggtgttgtctgaacagacAAGGGTGGTGATTTACTATCACCTGCAGctatggaatgtttgctcacgagtataattcattggctgatccctcctaaTGACCTGgatggaagtcccacccagttgactacctcaAAATGGTGGAAGTCCTAAATGGCGCTGCCCATGTTAAAACAAAGCTTTTTGGGCACTAGAGACCTTCAGAAATGTTTTCATACCCCGTGACTTATTCcaccattttgttgtgttacagcctgaattcaaactggatgaaaatacatttttttcctcacccatctacacaaaataacccatgatgacagtgaaaacaaggtttatatatatttttagcaattttattgaaaatgaaatacagaaatatctcatttacatacatgTACGGGATGTCACTCTCCTTGACTCCCACTGAGCCATAGATACAGTCAGCACAGTAGTCgatctgaggagaggagagacagggtttGGCTTCAGATAAAGATCGCCAAATGCCAAAATGAGGGTTGCAATATTATGGGttatacatgttagaatcaactTCGGCAGTGATGAGTCGAAAGTCTTGAAGACGTTTGAACACCTGGATtgaacaatatttgcacattattcttttttaaactCTTCAAGCTCCagttggttgttgatcgttggtagacagccattttcaagtcttgccataggttttcaagtaggttttaagtcaaaactgtaactaggacaCTCAGGAGCATTCAAAGTCATCTTGGTAACCAACTCCAGTgtacatttggccttgtgttttaggatattgtcctgctgaaaggtacatttgaaaggtgaatttgtctcccagtgtctgttcgaaagcagactgaaccagattttcctctaggattttgcctgtgattggctctattccattttttttttatactcaAAAACGTCCTAGCcattgctgatgacaagcatacccacaacatgatgcagccaccgtgCTTAGAAATAtgaggagtggtactcagtgttgtgttggatttgccctaaacataacacttttATATCCTGAgattaattgtatgtgtgggatacagagatgaggtcgtCATTAAAAAAATTACGTGAAacaat
This window of the Oncorhynchus clarkii lewisi isolate Uvic-CL-2024 chromosome 16, UVic_Ocla_1.0, whole genome shotgun sequence genome carries:
- the LOC139367386 gene encoding carbonic anhydrase 6-like, producing the protein MECFSLFVQLMLVSVASAGIDGIHWTYTEGALDQVHWAENYPACGGRKQSPIDIQRQNVRHNPHMIQLELTGYDAQKGNFLMKNNGHSVEIILPPSMVITKGLPGHYTAVQMHLHWGGWDLEESGAEHTLDGIRYMAELHVVHYNSDKYKSFQEASDKPDGLAVLAFFFEDGHFENTYYSDFINNLEKVKYTGQSLNISTLNVRSMLPENLNHFFRYQGSLTTPPCYESILWTVFDTPITLSHNQIRKLESTLMDMDNRTLWNDYRMAQPLNDRVVESSFLPGLRKGTFCRHDEIESKLLKIEGLITSLGKHIRSSAIGDARPSEHEPRVMSPLVLHFPERNTESYARAHLAHSMDLHSFTACMHLKTRPGEIHTVLSYSSQGNDNELMIAVGYEVGLWIGNEFVNLPHNFHSRDWVNYCVTWSSHSGGAELWINGVVGEEQYLRRRYTVSPAGIFILGKDQDGFLGISDTDAFVGQMTDVNVWDYVLNSAEIREQMSCEDTASPRGNVFSWGVTPLSLYGGVQLETDYRCH